Proteins co-encoded in one Planctomycetota bacterium genomic window:
- the sppA gene encoding signal peptide peptidase SppA, with product MSNPSLPSIFRSRPIGLAAATVAAALMVAVPALADAPTTRPTDEKEQKDGASDRLSGLLERLKNNEADQEESTDEAPEEDATEAEEASDRISPADLIRQMKEEKEEQASRPLVPLIDMSIPLQEKQAGFSFFGGPGLDLRTVLRRLDEAENDPDVKAVLLTFYNGGLMNFAQAQEIRAKLDDLRRAGKRTFAYADTYDTVSYLVASACTDVVLMDGGELFMPGVAVEPMFYKGTLDKLGVTPDYVQVGEYKGADEPYTRSEPSPELTQEMEKLVESLFDQIVADISGGRSLPKSEIEAAIDRAMTNARQAQQLGLIDHLSDADGLSDIIAKELGDADKEPRMDASYAATEGPQFDPDNPFAILQMLKPQSIDAEKPSVALVYAQGVIVDGTSGGGGLLGGGEGVNTEYIRRAMRLAERDDEIEAIVLRIDSPGGSALASEAMYQAIRRVAEEKPVIVSIGGVAASGGYYLAVAGDEIYADPSAIIGSIGVVGGKLVLDGLYDKVGLSTAMFTRGRNADLFSSTEAWDDGQRRLIRNWMKSTYDQFTERVEAGRGDRVADVDEIARGRIFLAAQGKKLGMVDHLGGLEDALAAAAEKADLGDDYDVIVLPGEQPNPFGGGGFPLGQMKQELVVNPLAEALQLLPPGAREAVSRFIVVSELLEDRPVILIAPFSVRIH from the coding sequence ATGTCCAATCCCTCTCTGCCGTCGATATTCCGCTCCCGACCCATCGGCCTTGCCGCAGCGACCGTCGCGGCGGCCCTCATGGTCGCTGTACCCGCGCTGGCCGACGCCCCGACGACCCGGCCGACCGACGAGAAGGAACAGAAGGACGGAGCGAGCGACCGTCTCTCTGGCCTGCTGGAGCGGCTCAAGAACAACGAGGCGGACCAGGAAGAGTCCACGGACGAAGCTCCAGAAGAAGACGCAACGGAGGCTGAGGAAGCCTCTGACCGAATCTCCCCTGCCGACTTGATTCGGCAGATGAAGGAGGAGAAGGAAGAGCAGGCGTCGCGTCCGCTGGTGCCGCTGATCGACATGAGCATCCCGCTCCAGGAGAAGCAGGCCGGCTTCAGCTTCTTCGGCGGACCGGGCCTCGATCTGCGGACCGTCCTCCGTCGCCTTGACGAAGCAGAGAACGATCCGGACGTGAAAGCCGTCCTCCTGACGTTCTACAACGGCGGCCTGATGAACTTTGCCCAGGCGCAGGAGATTCGGGCCAAGCTCGACGACCTGCGTCGCGCCGGCAAGCGGACCTTCGCTTACGCCGACACGTACGACACCGTCAGCTACCTCGTCGCCAGCGCCTGCACCGACGTCGTCCTGATGGATGGCGGCGAGCTGTTCATGCCGGGCGTCGCGGTCGAGCCGATGTTCTACAAGGGCACGCTCGACAAGCTGGGCGTCACGCCCGACTACGTCCAGGTCGGCGAGTACAAGGGTGCCGACGAGCCATACACGCGCTCGGAGCCCTCGCCAGAGTTGACGCAAGAAATGGAGAAGCTGGTCGAGTCACTGTTCGACCAGATTGTGGCGGACATCAGTGGCGGCCGGAGCCTGCCCAAGAGCGAGATCGAAGCGGCCATCGACCGAGCAATGACCAACGCACGCCAAGCCCAGCAGCTCGGCCTGATCGATCACCTCTCCGACGCCGACGGCCTCAGCGACATCATCGCCAAAGAGCTCGGCGACGCGGACAAGGAGCCGCGCATGGATGCCAGCTACGCCGCGACGGAAGGCCCGCAGTTCGATCCGGACAATCCGTTCGCCATCCTGCAGATGCTCAAGCCGCAGAGCATCGATGCGGAGAAGCCTTCGGTCGCACTCGTCTACGCCCAGGGCGTCATAGTCGACGGCACCAGCGGCGGCGGGGGACTGCTTGGCGGTGGTGAGGGCGTGAATACCGAATACATCCGTCGCGCGATGCGTCTGGCGGAACGGGACGACGAGATCGAGGCCATTGTGCTCCGCATCGATTCACCCGGCGGCAGTGCCCTGGCAAGCGAGGCGATGTATCAGGCGATCCGACGCGTGGCCGAAGAGAAGCCCGTCATCGTCAGCATCGGCGGCGTCGCGGCGAGCGGCGGGTACTACCTCGCGGTCGCAGGCGACGAGATCTATGCCGATCCGTCGGCCATCATCGGCTCGATCGGCGTGGTCGGCGGCAAGCTCGTCCTCGACGGCCTGTACGACAAGGTGGGCCTCAGCACCGCCATGTTCACCCGAGGCCGGAACGCTGATCTCTTCAGCTCGACCGAAGCCTGGGACGATGGCCAGCGTCGACTCATCCGCAACTGGATGAAGAGCACGTACGACCAGTTCACCGAGCGCGTCGAAGCGGGACGCGGCGACCGTGTTGCCGACGTCGACGAGATCGCTCGCGGTCGCATTTTCCTCGCGGCGCAGGGCAAGAAGCTCGGCATGGTCGACCACCTCGGCGGCCTCGAAGACGCCCTCGCCGCCGCCGCCGAGAAAGCTGACCTCGGCGACGACTACGACGTCATCGTCCTGCCAGGCGAACAGCCAAACCCGTTCGGTGGTGGCGGGTTCCCGCTGGGTCA